A window of Phaseolus vulgaris cultivar G19833 chromosome 4, P. vulgaris v2.0, whole genome shotgun sequence genomic DNA:
TCTTAgggagaaccctccaagcgccaccTCCCCCTCTCAACCAATGACCTTGGAGGGTGGGCTTGGAACGGAACCCACCTCAGCTCCACCACCTACTCCAGAACTTCCTCCTCCAATGCAGGACTCGCTGAGGGGTTACCTGGAGAAGATGTCTCCGTGCGGCCAAGCTGAAGGGCCCAAAAAGGAAGGCATGTTCTACTATATGAGCGCTTTCATGGCCTGTGCCAGCACCTGGTGCGAGCAAGCGAAGGCCAAAGCCATCGAAGCCTCCACCCTTTAAGCGCTAGAGAAAGAGGTCGCCTCCCTGAAAGATGAGAAGGAGCGTCTGGCACAACACTGGGCTTGCAAAGAGGTGGCATACAAGGATTCACTAAAGATAGGCCAGAAGGCCAAAGAAGATGCTAGTAAAAGGCTGCACGAGGTGGGGCAAGCCCATGCTGAGCTCCTTAATCAGGTCGTGCCCCTCCGAGTCAAAATCGTGGAGCTCGAAGACGCAACAAAGGCTTATGAGGCACAGCAGAAAAAACTTGAAGCCCACTGCGTTGACCGAGAGCAAACACTGCGGAAAACTGAGGGGGAGCTAGCTGCGAAGATCGAAGCTTTCAACCTTCTCCAAGCTGAAAACGGCAAACTCCAAGCTGATGTTAACAAGCTTCAggtggagaaggaatttctgGACAAGCAGCTAGCCACCAAGAACTCAAAGATTGAAGAATTGGAGAAATCCAACAAAGAACTCCTCGACGACATGGCGGGCACATTTGAGGAGGGGTTTAAAGCTGGCCCAAGCCACGTGCGAAAACCCAGGGATTGACACCTCAAATTGTGACCCTGGTAACCAAATCGTTGATGGGAAGGTGGTGCCCCTCGACCTTGGGGAATGAGCAGCGCTTAATTGTTTTCCACTTTCtttgtaaatttgtatttacCAACATTTGAACTATCTATAATTCCGGCGCTCGACtttgtttatttaaatatcattCGACTCTTATCTTTACATTCTTTTCCACCTTTAACttcttgtaccgccctggtagtcggaagtgatgacgtggcaccaagccacggagtaggcgtgttgacaaggcgccagatttggagaagggaaggaagtcggggggttcgtgtaatcgccagttattaagttggcgtgctccgatctccagcataccaggcgatcgcccagttgaagatgaagtcacCAGATgataaactcaggcgaccaagtgattggagatcgccagaacaagcacatcgccgaagatgaaggtggtgcagattatgaaggcggccggcgagaccacagggaaggtgtacgagagcaccctaactcgccaattctagtagagatcgcgctcccaagttagctatgcactgggcagtaccatgcataagtaacttagccaaaaagagagtcagaagcagcgcccaagtcaaggaggctccagatggtggcacgtgtacgactggatgcgagccacgtgtccaggtctgtaactgccaagagagagaaagtgaccaggtatataagagttctcaacaaactttctgaggtacgcacgttcagattatactctttacgcttgcgagttttagagcttactgtgagagagaacattgcacggttccttgagatttcttgctcttagtatttggtggttctgtcactgacttgggcgttggagtgcgatcggccgcagcggcgccgctctgttcttttgcaggttcttgaggtggatcttgaagaaggacggacgtttcaagcggtgcacacgtcgatcctttgacgaggcaggttccagcgttctggtcaacaggcaggatcatcaggcgcccaccgtgggacgtgtaaaacttgctcccatccacagcgtgagttcttggaggttttcgtagttttctgtgtggttgtgtgctggtgcaaccatcgttcgctgttcgcttgagatttgttcggtgatttcgcgttttataccgttcgtttggatttttgatcggtgaagtgaggttttctgctgtttacgcgtgatttgttcggtggagtttgagttctttcgctcgtttggttatccgtgggggaagcggtggtttctggtggagttgcaggtttctttgaaggtttgcggtgttcttgagttttcttgcggagtttcgcacagttttttccgattgatcgctgaatcgatcgtagctaaagtaagtgttgttcgctgcattctgtgattcgctaagtttcatgagaaaaatgagaagcaatcgttgaagtccagttgcgcccgtcgctgctgaaggcgccgccgccatgaccatggcgcagatggtagagattatgcgctcgttgcaggcaactgtggaagcctcgcgcatagaacaggcgagaatgcacgaggacctggccgcctctcgggctaggaatgacgagcttagcaaggtgactgaggagctgcgtcaagctcttcaggagcagcaagggcgttctgttgctgaagaggtcgcgccgtcgtcgccacctcgcgtttttcctatgcctttcgatcagccgattactgacacgcctattcccacgagtgtggttcctgtcaaggctgtctttaccggcgtggaggatccggaagctcatctcaccacgttccatacgcagatgatgctgtcaaggggatcagacgccgtgtattgcaagatgtttgtgagcacgctccagggaacggcgctggaatggtttgtgagcctgcctaacggtcacataaccagttttcaacagttctcgaagattttcgtcgagcagtacatcgtgaataaggcaccgcccagggtgtcttacgacctgtttgatataaggcagtatcagggagagtccctcagggactacctaaatcgctttggagcgcagatggtcagatcgccggccaaggatgaagaaatgctagtctatgcatttaagaaaggcgtgctgccgggaccattctgcgaggcgttgatcagggcacaccccgccacgtttgctgaggttaggcgacttgcggtggcccacatcgccgacgagagcgaagtcgccgagaagagaggaagcgtggcccccactaggccacgcgcccagaccaggatccagccacagagagtgctggagacagcggcggccagaagggatcagaggactcgccatccttatgatccaaggaagaacaagggcaggggccaagggcgccagcaaccagcacgccgggaatacaatcgcccgcctaagcacaagtttgtcatgggattggcggatctgatcgccattcccaatatatccgctaggttgaaggcgccagaaaaggtgggcgacaaggtgctgggaccaaagccagacgcctggtgtgagtttcaccagggctttcgccatacagtggactcgtgcttagcattaggataccagctcgaggatctggtaaagagcgggttcctaaatgactatttgctggacagaaggacggggggtgcgtcgagctcccaaccagcaggtgctgaagctcagcagcacgagatgcctacgcacggagaaatccacaccattgcagggggtttctcaggaggtggatgcaccgcatcacagaggaagaggtacgcgaggtctgtgatgacggtggatatgtttgaagaccactcgccggaagtggatattacattcaccaagcaagatctccgggatgttgtgcctcatgacaacgatcccatagtcatttcgttgataacagcaggaaggaaggtccacagggtgctggtggaccaaggaagctcggcagatgtgatgttttggccgactttcacgcagctggagctgccccttgaccggctgaggccctatggagggtgtttgtatgggttcgctggtgaccaggtggaggtcagggggtacatagaattgaggacaacgtttacagatgtggcgggttcaagaacggagaaaatcaaatacctcgttgtaaacgctccttcagcatacaacatcctgttgggaaggcccacgctgaacaggataggtgccataccgttGACCcgacacatgaaggtgaagttgccgtccatggagggggtggttatcaccatcaaatccgatcagaaggaagcaaagaagtgctatgagaatagcctgaaaaacaagagatcggtgagttatgtaacgaccaccccgcctcctggtgtgaaacccagatcgacggtaacagaagagaccgccggaagggacgtggagatggtggatgctgagctaggACAGGggaatgctggtctggaggaggaagaggcaaggaatcgccctgaggaagcgagagaactgggaatcgccagggcggtgatcgttagagaaaccaaaccaaaacccgtcgagcagtggctcgagagagaaatcgggggaaggatcttcaagctgggaagattcctggaggttgagctccaggaccagatcgccaaggtgattgagcggcatctggacgcgtttgcatggtccgcttcggacatgcccgggatcgatcccgacttcttgtgccatcatctggcgatggataacttggtgagaccagtgcgacaaagaagaagaaagttcaacgaggagaggaggcaggcgatcagggacgaaacacagaaactcctcgctgcaggccacatcaaggaagtccagtaccctgaacggctggcaaatgtcgtgctggtgaagaagagtaacgggaaatggcgcatgtgcatcgatttcactgacctgaacaaggcttgcccaaaggattcgtatcctttaccaagcatagacgccctggtagatagtgctgcagggtgtaagttgttgagcttcctggatgccttctcggggtataatcagatcaagatgcatcccatggatgacgagaagacagccttcatgacggagagatcgtgctattgctataaggtgatcccgtttgggctgaagaacgcgggggccacgtaccagaggctgatggatcgagtacttgcaccgatgttgggaaggaacgtgcaagcgtacgtcgatgacatggttgtgacctcgccggaaaagagcaagcacgttgcagacttggaagaattgttcacgacgatcgccaagttcagattaaagcttaatccagagaaatgcattttcggcgtggaggctagaaagtttttgggtttcctcttgactgaaagaggcataaaggccaaccctgataagtgtgtcGCCATCTTGGCggtgaggagcccagctacggtgaaagaagtccagcagctaacaggtcggatggcagccctgtctcgcttcgtgtcagctagcggagaaaaggggcatccctatttttagtgcttgaggcgcaataacaagtttgtttggacgaaggagtgcgaggaagccttcgtcaagctgaaggagtatttggcgagcccgccggttttgtgcaaaccgctggtgggaacccctctcaggttgtatttcgctgtaactgagagggcggtgagtgcggtgctcgcccaggatcaagatcaggctcagaaacctatttattttgttagtaaggtgttgcagggccccgaaacgagatatcaggccctggaaaaggctgcgctggctgtggtgttttcggcgaggaggttgcgccattattttcatagcttcaccatattggtgatgactgacctgcccatccagaaggtcttgaagaagcctgacgttgcgggaaggatggtgaagtgggcagtagaattgtcagagtttgatattaagtatgagccccgaggcccgatcaaggggcaaatctttgcagatttcgtggtcgagctctcatctgaggcgacacgagttgaaggggacgacttccgttgggtactctcggtggatggatcgtcgaaccagcagggtagcggtgctggagtcattttggagggacccaacggcgtgctgatcgaacaatctttgagatttgccttcaaagccagtaacaatcaagcagaatatgaggcgctgatcgccgggattttgctggccaaagagatgggagccagggtgctaatggctaagagtgactcgctgctagtcacagggcaagtaacaggcgagttccaggctaaagattcACAAATgccggcttacttggagtatgtgcaggaattgaagagttcctttgcctcctttgaagtagtgcacgtgcccagagaacagaatgcccgagctgacttgctagctaagctcgccagttcaggcaagggggtagacagaggacggtgattcaagaaactctgaagacgccaagagcatttgtggcaaatcacctggttcttcagataagcaagtcgacggagaaagcaacgagaagtcataagtccctgacacaagaaactttgagatcgccgagaattagagcatgtcaaGGAGAGAAGGtaaacatgacgcaggtctgcgctatccatgagccagacacctggataacacagtacaagcggtgcctggcagatggccttctcccactggatccgacagaggctaggaaggtaaagaaaaattctaccaagtacacgttgattgatggcgatctgtacaggtttgggttcactcacccactcctggaatgcgtacatggcgagaagtgcacgagaatcatggcagagctccacgaaggtatatgcggaagccacgtcgggggtcgagctctggccgcgaggactctccgtgcaggttactactggccatcgatgagagaagactgcaagaagtatgcccagtgttgcaaacaatgccaacagcacgccgattggcacaaggcgcctcccgaggagttgaagtcgatctacagcccttggccgtttcatacttggggaatcgacatcctgggaccattcccgctggcgatcaggcagatgaagtacttggtggtggcgattgagtatttcaccaagtggatcgaagcagaaccagtggctcagatcaccgcacataagatcgaaggattcgtgtggaagaacattgtgtgccggtttggtgtgcctaagcgcctggtgtcggacaatgggactcagtttgcaagccacctgttgaagaagctttgcgaaggggtgggaattcaacaagtgtttgcatccgtcgagcaccctcagacaaatggccaggtggagtcagctaatcgggtgttgctgagaggtttgaagagaaggctagagaaagccaaaggaagctgggctgaggaggtacgccgtatagtctgggcgtaccacaccaccgagcagtcaggaacccatgagaccttgttcagcttggtctatgggtgtgatgccatgattccagtagagatccaggagagctcgccgagattccagaacttcgtagaggaagactcgaatgaagagagaaggttgaacctggatctactggatgaggtcagggaagaggcgagattgaaggctgaagcggtgaagagaaggattgaacgaagatataactcgaaggtgatgccgagacagtttagagaaggcgacctggtgatgaagaaagcccaccagtacgagatggagaataaactgtcgcccaagtggactggaccgttcagaataaccgaggcgctcgggaacggcgcctaccgcttagagacattggaaggaggggcgattcctcgcacctggaacgccacgcacctgaagttgtattacagttgagaactttgtaagtaaatgatctgatcggtcatcggtagtcgatgacgtcagcagtagagaaccacgtggaccactcgaaggatgacacgtggaccaggtggcagagaggtcggggggacgatcgccaagagaggtgatcggtggtcagtaaccaagttaccaccgacagatcaggcggcagagaggtcggggggtagatcacccagaatggtgatcggtggtcagtagccaagtgaccaccagcagaccagttcccaaactcgcgcctggaggcagagcgcgataagcgaataaacactgatcagtcatcgggtgtattgtcatcggggtcttgtgttacacgcagttaaactgggactaaggttcccagcgagagcgttacgcatggacctcgcatgagcacacctcaaggaatcatgcacgagagtggcctgagggaactagtaagccagtcggtgattggtgattccctcaacccattacgtgcgtggcatcgtgaagggtgagtcgcctacgcagagagtaacgtttggtgagtgtgcctagaccagccacacccaagagtatgcgatttacccagataagagaagcatcctaagttactccgcaagggcgtaacttaggcacacaaagagaggcgctagagcccttccagtaagtgacacgtgtgtggttagatgtgagttgcaggcctccacgtgtcatcatctgagaggggtgcggtccagacaaaagagcacttcgtaccactaaaggtacagacaggcgcagacatgcgcagactctcacgctccccattgctgattctgaaggtacgctttctctgaaaagcataacagggttctgacacatgccagaaaagcataacagaattctgttatgcccagaagcagggagagagagataaaagaaagaatcagggtgagagtgaaGGGAGGAggaaaaaacagagtgcaaatttttctcacacacacattactagtttctagtttctggtggttctgttggactaacttgatcgtcggagtgcaaacggccgctagaggcgccgtctatgtgttttgcaggtcacatttgaagacatctgagagaaagttcggagggtgattctgcagaagacgcagtcgcgtagacagggcagagagtgctacgaagcgattcgtccatgttcgagttgccggcaggatcattaaAGATAAACATAAAGGTACATTAcgatgtctctgttaaaacagtttgaagggggcacccaataaagagaatttttcaaagtacaagttgttttagattgcgtgcctgttgttttcaga
This region includes:
- the LOC137838365 gene encoding WEB family protein At5g16730, chloroplastic-like — translated: MCLFTGADSRMDKQRRLRLAEILKSKGDASAKRVGGSIPPTSETTPTSPTLRPQDQPSSASPPALSPPNSPPPTTAMPLALAETPVEPAPLAKGKGVVAVPSDDEGDSAEGQVFKRRRTSRAVPQVATSTTSSSHGAESLRENPPSATSPSQPMTLEGGLGTEPTSAPPPTPELPPPMQDSLRGYLEKMSPCGQAEGPKKEEKEVASLKDEKERLAQHWACKEVAYKDSLKIGQKAKEDASKRLHEVGQAHAELLNQVVPLRVKIVELEDATKAYEAQQKKLEAHCVDREQTLRKTEGELAAKIEAFNLLQAENGKLQADVNKLQVEKEFLDKQLATKNSKIEELEKSNKELLDDMAGTFEEGFKAGPSHVRKPRD